From the genome of Colwellia psychrerythraea 34H, one region includes:
- a CDS encoding RluA family pseudouridine synthase: protein MSNTSISTYLSSFVSDISHYSLPDSFPGKFTYPFCYKAHPLALAASEELQQKLEKFHPVESEQQGRMYGVLIVKDTQGSLGYLAALSGNANESNTDKSNIDNDASINFVPTIHQAYNQSEFEKQQQVEINGINKKINLLAANPEIDRLTVLLETETAKSDEEIQSLQQQMRDNKKARKDQRTWLSTTVLPEDEHRDISIALSRASVTDKKALQALKLQHQTKINLTSSNLQQLTNEIESLKNLRKKLSSTLQKHFFKQYQMLNSKGERKDLIKIFADTLLQKPPAGSGDCAAPKLLQYAFEHKLTPLCMAEFWWGKQPKSEIRKHKHFYPACQGKCLPILGHMLEGMEVDKNPLLINPAEGIDLEIVFQDEHVVVVNKPAGLLSVPGKSIKDSVYTRIKTQFPQASGGLIVHRLDMATSGLLMLALNERAHKHLQQQFMNKEINKRYVATIEGKLEKTSGEICLPLRGDFDDRPKQMVCHEHGKYAETHWQLIEEVDNTSKLFLYPITGRTHQLRMHCAHPDGLNLPIIGDSLYGHSADRLHLHAQRLSFTHPITKELLTFEVAENF, encoded by the coding sequence ATGTCTAATACTTCGATTTCAACTTACCTTTCCTCTTTTGTCAGTGATATTTCACACTACTCATTACCCGACTCCTTTCCCGGTAAGTTTACCTACCCATTTTGTTATAAGGCACATCCCTTAGCATTAGCGGCGAGTGAAGAGTTACAACAAAAATTGGAAAAGTTCCATCCTGTTGAGTCTGAGCAACAAGGAAGAATGTATGGGGTATTAATAGTTAAAGATACTCAAGGCTCACTTGGCTACTTGGCTGCACTTTCCGGCAATGCGAATGAGAGCAACACCGATAAGAGTAATATCGACAACGACGCTTCAATTAACTTTGTTCCTACAATACATCAAGCATATAACCAGAGTGAATTTGAGAAACAACAACAAGTTGAAATCAATGGTATTAACAAAAAAATCAACCTACTCGCAGCTAATCCTGAGATTGATAGGTTAACGGTTTTATTGGAGACAGAAACCGCTAAATCTGATGAAGAAATACAATCTCTGCAACAGCAAATGCGGGATAATAAAAAAGCACGTAAAGACCAACGTACTTGGCTAAGTACAACTGTTTTACCTGAAGATGAACACAGAGACATTAGCATTGCGCTATCTCGCGCCAGCGTAACGGATAAAAAAGCGCTGCAAGCACTAAAGCTACAACATCAAACAAAGATCAACTTAACCTCAAGTAATTTGCAGCAACTTACTAATGAAATAGAGTCGTTAAAAAACCTCAGGAAAAAGCTCTCATCAACACTGCAAAAGCATTTTTTTAAGCAATATCAAATGCTAAATAGTAAAGGTGAGAGAAAAGATTTGATTAAAATTTTTGCTGATACCTTATTGCAAAAACCGCCGGCGGGTTCTGGTGATTGCGCAGCACCAAAATTGTTACAGTATGCCTTTGAACATAAGTTAACACCGCTTTGTATGGCTGAATTTTGGTGGGGAAAACAACCTAAATCAGAAATAAGAAAACACAAACACTTCTACCCTGCCTGCCAAGGTAAGTGCCTCCCTATTTTAGGTCACATGCTTGAAGGTATGGAGGTAGATAAAAACCCTCTATTGATTAATCCAGCCGAAGGTATAGACCTAGAGATTGTTTTTCAAGACGAGCATGTTGTGGTGGTAAATAAGCCCGCAGGTTTATTATCTGTTCCTGGAAAGTCGATTAAAGACTCAGTGTATACACGTATTAAGACACAATTCCCTCAAGCAAGCGGTGGTTTGATTGTTCATAGATTAGATATGGCCACTTCTGGGTTATTAATGCTGGCACTCAATGAACGCGCCCATAAACATTTGCAACAACAGTTTATGAATAAAGAAATTAACAAACGTTATGTGGCAACTATTGAGGGTAAATTAGAAAAAACATCTGGTGAGATATGTTTACCTCTTCGTGGAGACTTTGATGATAGACCAAAACAAATGGTGTGCCATGAGCATGGTAAGTATGCTGAAACGCACTGGCAGCTTATTGAAGAAGTAGATAATACCAGTAAGTTATTTTTATACCCTATTACAGGCAGAACTCATCAATTACGCATGCATTGCGCTCACCCAGATGGACTTAACCTCCCCATTATTGGTGATAGTTTATATGGCCATAGTGCTGATAGACTTCATTTACATGCACAACGTTTAAGCTTTACACACCCCATAACTAAAGAGTTATTAACCTTTGAAGTAGCAGAAAACTTTTAA
- a CDS encoding NAD(P)-dependent oxidoreductase, whose amino-acid sequence MKYFPVFLDGSKINAMVVGGGDVAARKIELLLKTTTNITIMAENVTDGVERLINENKLNWLKHNYQAGLLTKITLVIAATDDTTVNEQVYHEAVEFNILANVVDQPALCTYITPAIIDRSPMIIALSSSGSAPILIRMLREQIEKILPQGYGRLADFSLKFRDHVKARIKGIRNRRTFWENTLRGSIGQALLDGKHQEAEQLLIVSLKEKIAPPQGEIIFIQTLEGNPDNLTLKAHRALQFADAVFYDDDVNIELIEYVRRDAEKYPQSVSSTLMLNYQHALELAQEGQQVIYLLSGNEELPSNAALISSGISTTIITNGS is encoded by the coding sequence ATGAAATATTTTCCCGTTTTTCTTGATGGTAGTAAAATTAATGCCATGGTAGTTGGCGGTGGTGATGTTGCCGCCCGTAAAATTGAATTACTGTTAAAGACCACAACAAACATTACCATAATGGCGGAAAACGTTACGGATGGTGTTGAGCGTTTAATTAACGAAAATAAATTAAACTGGTTAAAACATAACTATCAAGCGGGTTTGTTAACTAAGATTACCTTAGTGATTGCTGCCACAGATGATACCACCGTTAATGAGCAGGTTTATCATGAAGCAGTTGAATTTAATATTCTTGCAAATGTAGTTGACCAACCTGCCCTTTGTACTTATATCACGCCAGCGATTATTGATCGTTCACCTATGATTATTGCACTTTCAAGTTCAGGCAGTGCGCCTATTCTCATTCGCATGTTACGAGAACAGATTGAGAAAATATTACCGCAAGGTTACGGACGCTTGGCTGATTTTTCATTAAAGTTTCGTGATCATGTAAAAGCACGCATTAAAGGTATACGTAATCGTCGCACCTTCTGGGAAAACACCTTACGAGGTTCAATAGGGCAAGCATTACTCGATGGTAAGCATCAAGAGGCTGAGCAACTATTGATTGTGAGTTTGAAAGAAAAAATTGCCCCGCCCCAGGGTGAAATTATTTTTATTCAAACCCTTGAGGGTAACCCTGATAATTTAACATTAAAAGCCCACCGCGCTTTACAGTTTGCTGATGCTGTTTTTTATGATGATGATGTTAATATTGAATTGATTGAATATGTTCGCCGCGACGCAGAAAAATATCCTCAGAGTGTCAGTTCAACCCTTATGCTCAATTACCAACATGCGTTAGAGCTTGCCCAAGAAGGGCAACAGGTTATTTACTTACTCAGCGGTAATGAAGAATTACCCAGTAATGCTGCCTTAATTTCTAGTGGAATTAGTACCACAATCATTACCAATGGTAGCTAG
- a CDS encoding LysR family transcriptional regulator has translation MINLVWLKTFCSLVDIGHFTQTAEKLFMTQSGVSQHIKKLEQHLDTFLLVREGKSFSLTDAGDKLYQQGQILLRSSEEIEASIKHDDPLIGTVKITTPGSVGLKLYPQLLDIQQSHPTLVIDYMFAPNSSIEQDLIDRKVDIGLLTEQTKSSTLMSTPIAVEPLVLVTSKQTQVINWQTLIALGFIGHPDAEHHTQQLLSENYHEFEHINQFERTGFSNQISLILEPVSRGLGFTVLPLHAVNAFHKQDDIAVHFLKHTVNETLYLCQNSLSFENSRTQYIKSLIIDFIS, from the coding sequence ATGATTAATCTTGTTTGGTTAAAAACATTTTGCTCCCTCGTTGATATTGGCCACTTTACACAAACTGCTGAAAAGTTATTTATGACTCAATCAGGAGTCAGCCAACATATAAAGAAACTGGAGCAGCACCTAGATACCTTCCTACTTGTACGCGAAGGGAAATCTTTTTCACTTACCGATGCCGGTGATAAGCTTTACCAGCAAGGTCAAATCTTATTAAGAAGCTCAGAAGAAATAGAAGCATCGATTAAACATGATGATCCCTTAATAGGCACAGTTAAAATAACCACGCCTGGCAGTGTCGGTTTAAAGTTATATCCCCAGCTATTGGACATACAACAATCCCATCCAACATTAGTTATTGATTATATGTTTGCGCCAAATTCAAGCATAGAACAAGACTTAATCGATAGAAAGGTGGATATAGGTTTACTTACCGAGCAGACAAAAAGCTCAACCTTAATGAGCACGCCAATAGCGGTAGAGCCCTTAGTATTAGTTACATCAAAGCAAACTCAAGTGATTAACTGGCAAACATTAATTGCTCTTGGTTTTATCGGCCATCCTGATGCTGAGCATCATACGCAACAATTATTAAGTGAAAATTATCATGAGTTTGAACATATCAATCAGTTTGAACGTACTGGATTTTCAAATCAAATCAGCTTAATTTTAGAACCCGTTAGTCGCGGTTTAGGTTTTACTGTGCTACCTCTACATGCTGTGAATGCTTTTCATAAGCAAGACGACATTGCAGTACATTTTTTAAAACATACGGTTAATGAAACCTTATACCTTTGCCAAAACAGTCTCTCCTTTGAAAATAGTCGCACGCAATATATTAAATCTCTCATCATTGATTTTATTAGTTAA
- the prmA gene encoding 50S ribosomal protein L11 methyltransferase, producing the protein MPWIQLRLSANEDNAEKYSDWLSACGSQAVTFIDAKDTPIYEPLPGDEVIYWSNTVVMGLFEASHDMDKVISYLQSIHPDKEQMRYKLEQLEDKDWEREWMDNFHPMKFGERLWVCPSWRDVPDPEAVNVMLDPGLAFGTGTHPTTALCLTWLDGLDLQDKTVVDFGCGSGILSLAALKLGAKKVIGIDIDPQALQASLANAERNNVSDRLELYLPKDQPEFKADVVVANILAGPLRELAPVIIEYVGDKGLLALSGVLEEQAQTLQTIYGQWCDMEPVSVQEEWVRLNGQRK; encoded by the coding sequence ATGCCTTGGATACAACTAAGATTAAGCGCCAACGAAGATAACGCTGAAAAATATAGTGATTGGCTTTCAGCCTGTGGTTCACAAGCCGTTACCTTTATCGATGCTAAAGACACCCCAATATATGAACCATTACCCGGTGATGAAGTTATCTACTGGTCGAATACCGTCGTCATGGGCCTATTTGAAGCTAGCCATGATATGGACAAAGTCATTAGTTACTTGCAAAGTATTCATCCAGATAAAGAGCAAATGCGCTATAAACTAGAGCAATTAGAAGACAAAGACTGGGAACGTGAATGGATGGACAACTTCCACCCAATGAAATTTGGTGAACGCTTATGGGTTTGTCCTAGCTGGCGCGATGTTCCAGACCCTGAAGCGGTTAATGTAATGTTAGATCCAGGCCTTGCGTTTGGTACCGGAACTCACCCAACCACAGCATTATGTTTAACGTGGTTAGACGGCTTAGACCTACAAGATAAAACCGTAGTCGATTTTGGTTGTGGTTCAGGAATTTTATCACTAGCAGCGCTTAAGTTAGGCGCCAAGAAAGTTATTGGTATTGATATCGACCCACAAGCCTTACAAGCAAGTCTTGCTAATGCTGAGCGTAACAATGTTTCCGATAGACTTGAATTATACTTGCCTAAAGATCAGCCTGAATTCAAAGCTGACGTAGTAGTAGCAAATATTCTAGCTGGGCCATTACGTGAGTTAGCACCAGTTATTATCGAATATGTTGGTGATAAAGGGCTGTTAGCTTTGTCTGGTGTATTAGAAGAACAGGCACAAACACTACAAACAATTTACGGGCAATGGTGTGATATGGAGCCAGTGAGCGTACAAGAAGAATGGGTTCGCCTAAACGGACAACGCAAGTAG
- a CDS encoding lactoylglutathione lyase family protein — translation MSKAYPRTFSHIGISVPSVEKAVKFYTEVLGWYLIMEPTEIEEDDSPIGEMCTDVFGANWGKFKIAHMSTGDRIGVELFEFKNQENPENNFEYWKTGVFHFCVQDPNLEELVEKIVEAGGKKRMAEPRYYYPGEKPYRMIYMEDPFGNILEIYSHSYELTYAAGAY, via the coding sequence ATGAGTAAAGCATATCCTAGAACATTCTCCCACATTGGGATCTCTGTACCTTCAGTAGAAAAAGCCGTTAAATTTTATACTGAAGTGCTGGGTTGGTATTTGATTATGGAGCCTACTGAAATAGAGGAAGACGATAGCCCTATTGGTGAAATGTGTACCGACGTATTTGGCGCTAATTGGGGCAAGTTTAAAATTGCTCATATGTCTACCGGCGATCGTATTGGTGTTGAACTGTTTGAATTTAAAAACCAAGAGAACCCAGAGAATAACTTTGAGTACTGGAAAACAGGCGTGTTTCACTTCTGTGTGCAAGATCCTAATTTAGAAGAGCTAGTTGAAAAAATTGTCGAAGCTGGTGGTAAAAAACGCATGGCAGAGCCTCGTTATTACTACCCAGGTGAAAAACCTTATCGTATGATTTACATGGAAGACCCGTTTGGAAATATTTTAGAAATATATAGCCACAGTTACGAGTTAACTTACGCAGCAGGCGCTTATTAA
- a CDS encoding GNAT family N-acetyltransferase produces MHAFTTERLLIRPLISEDEHFYCYQYTDKKMMRIVGEPLTQEQASAAFHRALKANNLEQDTVRTWAIVDKAANDIIGTQALSWLATRQTTKPSSSPIEQVEIGIMLATRANGKLLPEEAVSAIMEYGFKQLNIGRINAFYANKNRATQRILKKIGYIFEPCLQDNTTDNGYQYFEQHQWSGVIITQLFPEEIEIKEPTVND; encoded by the coding sequence ATGCACGCCTTTACTACTGAACGGTTATTAATCAGGCCGTTAATCTCGGAAGATGAACACTTTTATTGTTATCAATACACTGACAAAAAAATGATGCGCATTGTTGGCGAGCCGCTAACCCAAGAACAAGCCAGTGCGGCATTTCATCGTGCATTAAAAGCCAATAACCTAGAACAAGATACCGTACGTACTTGGGCAATTGTCGATAAAGCAGCAAATGACATTATTGGTACTCAAGCATTATCTTGGTTAGCCACGAGACAAACGACCAAACCAAGCTCCTCCCCTATTGAGCAAGTAGAAATTGGTATTATGTTAGCCACTAGAGCTAATGGGAAATTATTACCTGAAGAAGCAGTATCTGCCATCATGGAATACGGATTTAAACAGCTCAATATTGGTAGAATTAATGCATTTTATGCTAACAAAAATAGAGCTACCCAACGTATATTGAAAAAAATTGGTTATATATTCGAACCCTGCTTGCAAGATAACACTACCGACAATGGTTACCAATATTTTGAGCAACACCAGTGGAGTGGTGTGATAATTACTCAACTTTTCCCCGAAGAAATCGAGATAAAAGAACCTACTGTTAATGATTAG
- a CDS encoding amidohydrolase family protein, protein MNWSLLRLLLALSSMVSALVFANNTSITNLVYSEKGLAGKQIMTKVSDTQYHGSLDLRWNNRVFKVDEKIKLNEKGQVLSFESTGLSPFGAAIAESFKWQDGIASWESNKEDGRVKSTGERFYLPVNSAVVAENLMVQAMLKNIGNSIELLPSGTARLTELKTVKLSAESGSEQVTLYAISGLGFTPDFSWYDSQGNFFAKDHSGFMKVIREGFTLDDFDKLKVIQNSAEQEYLEGVSSKLSHSYTTLLIKNAQVVDVINSVVLKNTDVLFKNGKVSHVAKNINVPENTPTIDGSGKTLIPGLWDMHGHLSKGDGLLNIAAGVTNVRDVGNSHDNIMTIERLFNTNQVIGNRVFRAGFFDQMSEFSAGLSVKSLAEAHEKIDWFADNGYIQIKLYSSIDPTWVESIAKHAHSRGLRLSGHIPAFMTAEQAVKAGYDEIQHINMLFLNFLAGTEVDTRQQLRFTLIGEKAGDVDINSKEFNDFIQLLADNQTVIDPTISTFRSLLLKERKKIDPEFLAVAEHLPPNVLRQLKGAEMNVSDDLKDNYQAGADAMSALVKKLYDKGVPIVPGTDNIAGFTLQRELELYADAGIPEMDVLKIASINSARLVGAAHYLGSITEGKSADVLLIDGDPLTDMSVLRKTSLVIKDNHFYKPEELYKILGVKPFTPSSHLQ, encoded by the coding sequence ATGAATTGGTCACTTTTACGATTACTCTTAGCGCTTTCATCCATGGTATCGGCTCTAGTTTTTGCCAATAACACATCCATTACTAATCTTGTTTATTCAGAGAAAGGATTAGCAGGTAAACAGATCATGACAAAGGTCTCAGATACTCAATACCATGGTAGCTTGGACTTGCGTTGGAACAATCGTGTTTTCAAAGTTGATGAAAAAATAAAGCTTAATGAAAAGGGGCAAGTTTTAAGCTTTGAGTCTACCGGCCTGTCGCCATTTGGTGCTGCTATTGCAGAGTCGTTTAAATGGCAAGATGGCATTGCTAGTTGGGAAAGTAACAAAGAAGACGGCAGAGTCAAATCTACAGGTGAACGATTTTATCTACCGGTAAATAGTGCCGTTGTTGCTGAAAACTTAATGGTGCAAGCCATGTTAAAGAATATAGGGAACTCTATAGAGCTATTACCGTCAGGGACTGCAAGGTTAACAGAATTAAAAACTGTTAAGTTATCAGCAGAGAGTGGCTCAGAGCAAGTTACCTTATACGCTATCAGTGGTTTAGGTTTTACCCCTGACTTTAGCTGGTATGACAGCCAAGGAAATTTTTTTGCTAAAGATCACTCGGGTTTTATGAAAGTAATTCGTGAAGGTTTTACATTAGATGATTTTGACAAACTAAAAGTAATTCAAAACTCAGCTGAACAAGAATATCTCGAAGGTGTTTCTAGTAAATTAAGTCACTCTTATACAACCTTGTTGATTAAAAACGCCCAAGTAGTCGATGTAATTAATTCTGTGGTTCTTAAAAATACAGATGTATTATTTAAAAATGGCAAGGTGTCTCATGTTGCTAAAAATATTAATGTGCCCGAAAACACACCAACTATTGATGGTTCGGGAAAGACTTTGATACCTGGGTTGTGGGATATGCACGGTCACTTAAGTAAAGGTGATGGTTTGCTTAATATAGCTGCGGGAGTAACAAATGTTCGAGATGTTGGTAACAGCCATGACAATATAATGACGATAGAGCGGTTATTTAATACTAACCAGGTAATTGGTAATCGTGTTTTTAGAGCAGGTTTTTTTGACCAAATGAGTGAGTTTTCTGCTGGTTTGTCGGTGAAGTCATTAGCCGAAGCCCATGAGAAGATAGATTGGTTTGCTGATAATGGTTACATACAAATCAAACTCTATAGCTCTATCGATCCTACGTGGGTTGAGTCCATTGCAAAACATGCACATAGTCGAGGTTTGCGTTTAAGTGGTCATATACCTGCATTCATGACAGCAGAGCAAGCTGTTAAAGCAGGTTATGATGAAATACAGCATATTAATATGCTGTTTTTAAACTTTTTGGCTGGTACAGAAGTCGATACTCGTCAGCAACTCCGCTTCACCTTAATCGGTGAAAAAGCGGGAGACGTAGACATTAATAGTAAAGAGTTTAATGACTTTATTCAGTTACTCGCCGATAACCAGACAGTTATTGACCCTACGATATCAACATTTAGAAGTTTACTATTAAAAGAAAGAAAAAAAATTGATCCTGAGTTCCTTGCTGTTGCTGAGCATTTACCTCCTAATGTTTTACGCCAATTAAAAGGTGCTGAAATGAATGTGTCAGATGATTTAAAGGATAACTACCAAGCAGGAGCTGATGCTATGTCGGCTTTGGTTAAGAAGTTATACGACAAAGGGGTGCCTATTGTTCCTGGCACAGATAACATCGCTGGATTCACACTCCAACGTGAGCTTGAATTATACGCTGATGCTGGTATCCCTGAAATGGATGTTCTTAAAATTGCTAGTATAAACTCAGCCAGACTTGTTGGAGCAGCACATTATTTGGGATCTATCACCGAGGGTAAATCAGCTGACGTGCTTTTGATTGATGGTGACCCACTCACAGACATGTCAGTTTTAAGAAAAACTTCCTTGGTGATAAAAGATAACCATTTTTATAAACCGGAAGAATTGTACAAAATACTTGGAGTAAAGCCCTTTACGCCATCAAGCCATTTGCAGTAA
- a CDS encoding putative 4-hydroxy-4-methyl-2-oxoglutarate aldolase encodes MLDLLPDLFDQYPEQLSLANQAFTDYGKNTIFYGEIVTVSCFEDNSKVKEILATDGSGKVLVVDGKGSMNRALLGDMIAENAVKNNWQAVVINGCIRDAGTIRTLEIAVKAIGCNPIKTEKLGVGDTNIVVNFANVEFIPGWYVYGDENGLAVSKSKLSVTAG; translated from the coding sequence ATGCTAGATCTTCTCCCTGACTTATTTGATCAATATCCGGAGCAACTTAGCCTCGCTAACCAAGCTTTTACTGATTACGGCAAGAACACTATTTTTTATGGTGAGATTGTCACCGTTTCTTGCTTTGAAGACAATTCAAAAGTAAAAGAGATATTAGCAACTGATGGCAGCGGTAAAGTACTGGTTGTTGATGGTAAAGGCAGTATGAATCGTGCACTTTTAGGCGACATGATAGCTGAAAATGCGGTTAAAAACAATTGGCAGGCTGTAGTAATAAATGGCTGTATTCGCGATGCAGGCACTATCAGAACTTTAGAGATTGCGGTAAAAGCTATTGGCTGTAACCCGATAAAAACAGAGAAGCTAGGTGTGGGTGACACTAACATTGTCGTTAATTTTGCCAATGTTGAATTTATACCCGGTTGGTATGTATATGGTGATGAAAATGGCTTAGCAGTAAGTAAATCAAAGTTAAGCGTAACAGCAGGTTAA
- a CDS encoding GGDEF domain-containing protein translates to MCVFISISVGLITTSPQAIAESFQYENDQTDVLKLKFSSEYISEKLLIADRNRRENPVLYKKILAELAPLEKSFTRDQHSYYQFLQGYLAIYHGDYEQADKLLSEVLNSSADKLMKFRANYTLINVAAAKKDWSDGLRHIAVNKEMLPSITDKEHYQLSILTAVIFYNQLQQFDLVLKNIAQVKRDNLPQEHNCFLEQFSLEAKLNLQLIKPGDKSIDNGLDICQQAGNKISTNIIRVYRAKLYLKAQQPEKALAEILPYYDEINTTLFPMLIAGMNNTLAKSNYLIGNIKSAEKYALAALRANKNNTIIKQSADSYKLLYQINKSQKNIALALSYHEKYNALEVAHLEDEKSKHVAFQLAELKTFEHENQIILLNEQNTFLAAEQALSNIKVANIQLIITVMTLIIIMLIIWGARLWRSHKRVKALSEYDELTGIYNRRHFTQIAVSTLKYCQSAEQDLSLIMFDLDNFKKINDNFGHICGDWALKETIRVCETIGRKNDIFSRLGGEEFCILLPSCNIEVAVLRAESCRAAIENTITEESGNDFSITASFGVTDVARSGYNLEKLLIDADFAAYESKHAGRNRVTVFEPQEDETGKSLGNSWSVAP, encoded by the coding sequence TTGTGTGTTTTTATTAGTATTTCCGTAGGACTAATTACAACCTCCCCCCAAGCAATTGCTGAATCCTTTCAATATGAGAATGATCAAACAGATGTACTGAAATTAAAGTTTAGTTCAGAGTATATCTCTGAAAAATTACTTATAGCCGACAGAAATAGACGCGAAAACCCAGTACTATATAAAAAAATCTTAGCTGAGTTGGCACCATTAGAAAAATCATTTACTCGTGATCAACACTCTTATTATCAGTTTCTTCAAGGTTACTTGGCCATTTACCATGGAGATTATGAGCAAGCCGATAAACTCTTGTCTGAGGTTCTAAATTCTAGTGCCGATAAACTTATGAAGTTTAGAGCAAACTATACCTTGATTAATGTTGCTGCGGCCAAAAAAGACTGGTCTGACGGTTTAAGACATATTGCCGTAAACAAAGAAATGCTGCCATCTATTACTGATAAAGAGCATTATCAACTAAGTATTCTAACCGCTGTTATTTTTTATAATCAACTTCAACAGTTTGATTTAGTGCTTAAAAACATAGCGCAGGTAAAGCGAGATAATCTCCCTCAAGAACATAACTGTTTTCTCGAACAATTCTCACTTGAAGCAAAACTCAACTTACAACTAATAAAACCTGGCGATAAAAGTATTGATAACGGTTTAGACATTTGTCAGCAAGCTGGAAACAAGATAAGTACCAATATAATTCGTGTGTATCGAGCAAAGTTATATTTAAAAGCGCAGCAACCAGAGAAGGCACTTGCTGAAATATTGCCTTATTACGATGAAATCAACACAACGCTATTTCCCATGTTGATTGCGGGTATGAATAACACTCTAGCCAAGAGCAATTATCTAATAGGTAATATTAAGAGCGCTGAAAAATATGCTTTAGCGGCACTCAGGGCTAATAAAAACAATACAATTATTAAGCAGAGTGCTGATAGCTATAAATTACTTTACCAAATAAATAAATCACAAAAAAATATCGCTCTAGCGCTGAGTTACCATGAGAAATATAACGCGTTAGAAGTGGCGCATTTGGAGGACGAAAAATCTAAGCATGTTGCGTTTCAATTGGCTGAATTAAAAACGTTTGAACATGAAAACCAAATAATATTATTGAATGAACAAAATACTTTTTTAGCTGCAGAGCAAGCGTTATCAAATATTAAAGTAGCTAATATCCAGCTGATTATAACTGTGATGACTTTGATCATTATTATGTTAATTATTTGGGGTGCCCGCTTATGGAGATCTCATAAACGCGTAAAAGCATTATCTGAATATGATGAGTTAACCGGTATATATAACCGCAGACACTTTACTCAAATTGCCGTAAGTACCCTGAAGTATTGTCAAAGCGCTGAACAAGATTTAAGTCTGATTATGTTTGACTTAGATAACTTCAAAAAAATTAACGATAACTTTGGTCATATCTGTGGTGACTGGGCATTAAAAGAAACCATTAGAGTATGTGAAACCATTGGCCGTAAAAATGATATATTTTCCCGTTTAGGTGGTGAAGAATTTTGTATTTTATTACCAAGTTGTAATATTGAAGTAGCAGTTCTGCGGGCTGAATCTTGTCGTGCCGCTATTGAAAATACGATTACTGAAGAGTCAGGTAATGACTTTAGTATTACTGCCAGTTTTGGCGTAACTGATGTAGCACGTTCTGGCTATAATTTAGAGAAGTTATTAATTGATGCTGACTTTGCTGCTTATGAATCGAAACATGCAGGTCGAAATCGGGTTACTGTTTTTGAACCTCAAGAGGATGAAACAGGAAAGTCGTTAGGTAACTCATGGAGTGTTGCTCCTTAA
- a CDS encoding SAM-dependent methyltransferase, with protein MSGSLVCVGTGMTLGAHISPISQSHIEQADIVFSLMANGFAQKWLEGMNTDVRCLQGFYQEGKNRNITYNEMVDAILNEVRNGKKVVAAFYGHPGVFACVAHRAIKKAKLDDFPASMEPGISAEDCLYADLGIDPGKTGCMHYETSQFMFYKRNIDTSAHLILWQVALAGDKSLGKFSTGKAYRQVLVDLLLEHYPRDHEVILYQAKGIAIEPMREDKILLTELVDADLLMQTTLVIPPCSAMQANEELLAKLAKIDKQEERNKNRPALTLVL; from the coding sequence ATGTCAGGCAGTTTAGTGTGTGTTGGTACTGGCATGACGTTAGGCGCTCACATTAGCCCTATTTCTCAGAGTCATATCGAACAAGCTGATATTGTATTTTCACTGATGGCCAATGGTTTTGCCCAAAAATGGCTTGAAGGAATGAATACTGATGTTCGCTGTTTGCAGGGTTTCTACCAAGAAGGTAAAAATCGCAACATTACCTATAACGAAATGGTTGACGCTATTTTAAACGAAGTGCGTAATGGTAAAAAAGTGGTTGCTGCTTTTTACGGCCACCCTGGTGTATTTGCCTGTGTTGCTCACCGAGCAATTAAAAAAGCCAAATTAGACGACTTCCCCGCTTCGATGGAGCCCGGCATATCTGCAGAAGATTGTCTCTATGCAGATTTAGGTATAGATCCTGGAAAAACTGGCTGCATGCATTATGAAACTAGCCAGTTTATGTTTTATAAGCGTAATATTGATACTTCTGCCCATTTAATATTATGGCAAGTCGCGCTTGCTGGTGATAAATCTTTAGGAAAGTTCTCTACAGGAAAAGCTTATCGCCAAGTATTAGTTGATTTACTGCTGGAACATTATCCCCGTGATCACGAAGTTATATTATATCAAGCAAAAGGCATTGCCATTGAGCCGATGCGTGAAGACAAAATACTGTTAACTGAACTTGTTGATGCTGATTTGCTGATGCAAACCACTTTGGTGATCCCGCCATGTAGTGCAATGCAAGCCAATGAAGAATTGTTAGCTAAGCTCGCAAAAATTGACAAGCAAGAAGAGCGTAATAAAAACCGTCCTGCTTTAACCTTGGTGTTATAA